The Crocosphaera subtropica ATCC 51142 genome includes a window with the following:
- a CDS encoding transposase yields MDLARWLCERKTYFSVRLKKHEYVELEEQIWFQLKDLGLTPGSSLYYQGVKVTKTKGFSGVNLATKWSRNYRKKAQKEPWYILTNLESLSAATAAYSYRMGIEEMFRDFKLGGYNIEGTQVTGDRLIALILLGTLAYSMATFQGSLILRKGVANYVSRPSESKRRYKRNSSFSIGLKAYSWLNSLSFFAEEVQELIRLVPNKRAYYSRGLRAATIIQSAF; encoded by the coding sequence GTGGATTTAGCTAGATGGCTTTGTGAAAGGAAAACCTACTTCTCTGTTCGACTTAAAAAACATGAATATGTCGAGTTAGAAGAGCAGATTTGGTTTCAGTTAAAAGATTTAGGATTAACTCCAGGTTCTTCTCTATATTATCAGGGGGTAAAAGTCACCAAGACTAAAGGATTTAGTGGAGTAAATTTAGCAACCAAATGGTCACGAAATTATCGAAAAAAAGCACAAAAAGAACCCTGGTATATTTTAACTAATTTAGAGAGTTTATCAGCAGCAACTGCAGCTTACTCATATAGAATGGGCATTGAAGAAATGTTTAGAGATTTCAAATTAGGGGGTTATAATATAGAAGGAACTCAAGTAACTGGAGACAGATTAATCGCTCTAATCTTATTAGGAACTCTAGCTTATTCAATGGCAACTTTTCAAGGAAGTCTAATCCTAAGAAAAGGAGTCGCTAATTATGTTAGTCGTCCATCTGAATCAAAGCGTCGTTATAAGAGAAATAGTAGTTTTTCTATCGGATTGAAAGCCTATTCCTGGCTTAACTCATTATCATTTTTTGCTGAAGAAGTTCAGGAATTGATACGTCTTGTTCCTAACAAACGCGCTTATTATTCGAGAGGTCTGAGGGCTGCAACCATTATTCAATCAGCTTTTTGA
- a CDS encoding Uma2 family endonuclease, which produces MELIMRSPTITGINVNEFISQYGDNERYELIDGELVDMEPTGTHEQVAAFLSRKFNVEIDRYNLPYFIPHRCLIQPLSSISAFRPDVIILDENALKNEPLWSREPVITLGTTIKLVVEVVSNNWQNDYARKYEDYESLKIPEYWIVDYLGIGGKYYIGSPKQPTITICQLVNDEYQKILLRRGDMIESKLFPSLQLNCDQLFSFVK; this is translated from the coding sequence ATGGAATTAATTATGCGATCGCCAACTATTACTGGAATCAATGTTAATGAATTTATTAGTCAATATGGAGATAATGAACGTTATGAACTGATTGATGGGGAATTAGTTGATATGGAACCGACCGGAACCCATGAACAAGTCGCAGCTTTCTTGAGTCGAAAGTTCAATGTTGAAATTGATCGTTATAATCTACCTTATTTTATTCCTCATCGTTGTTTAATTCAACCCTTAAGTTCTATTAGTGCTTTTCGTCCTGACGTTATTATTCTTGATGAAAATGCTTTAAAAAATGAACCCCTTTGGAGTCGTGAACCTGTCATTACCTTAGGAACAACGATTAAATTAGTGGTAGAAGTTGTTAGTAATAACTGGCAAAATGATTATGCGCGTAAATATGAAGATTACGAGTCTTTAAAAATTCCTGAATATTGGATTGTTGATTATTTAGGAATTGGAGGAAAATATTATATTGGGAGTCCTAAACAACCGACTATAACAATTTGTCAGTTAGTTAATGATGAATATCAAAAAATTTTGTTACGTCGAGGAGATATGATTGAGTCTAAATTATTTCCTAGTCTTCAATTAAATTGTGATCAACTATTTTCTTTTGTTAAATAA